A stretch of the Cucurbita pepo subsp. pepo cultivar mu-cu-16 chromosome LG16, ASM280686v2, whole genome shotgun sequence genome encodes the following:
- the LOC111776959 gene encoding photosystem II 5 kDa protein, chloroplastic → MASMSITASFLPFTATQPSAAAAAARRALFVPKASTSAAATDSNSNANLEIKNVKVESSQGRRELVAAAVTVAAATFAKAAMADEPPRGSAEAKQKYAPICVTMPTARICRK, encoded by the coding sequence ATGGCCTCCATGTCCATCACAGCCTCCTTCCTCCCCTTCACCGCCACCCAaccctccgccgccgccgccgccgcccgAAGAGCCCTCTTCGTCCCCAAGGCCTCCACCTCTGCCGCTGCCACTGACAGCAACTCCAACGCCAACTTGGAGATCAAGAATGTGAAGGTGGAGAGCAGCCAAGGGCGGCGGGAGTTAGTGGCGGCCGCTGTGACTGTGGCAGCTGCGACCTTTGCGAAGGCGGCGATGGCGGATGAGCCCCCACGTGGCTCCGCGGAGGCCAAGCAGAAGTATGCTCCAATCTGTGTCACAATGCCCACTGCCCGTATATGCCGCAAATGA
- the LOC111776961 gene encoding calcium-dependent protein kinase 8-like: protein MANDEHLHKAFAFFDQNQSGFIEIEELRAVLNDEETNSEDVISAIMHDVDTDKDGCISYEEFAGMMKAGTDWRKASRQYSRERFNNLSLKLFREGSFNLTN, encoded by the exons ATGGCAAATGACGAGCACCTACATAAAGCTTTTGCATTCTTTGATCAAAATCAGAGTGGTTTCATCGAGATTGAAGAGCTTCGAGCTGTGCTAAACGATGAAGAAACAAACAGTGAGGATGTCATCAGTGCCATTATGCACGATGTCGACACTGATAAG GACGGATGCATAAGCTACGAGGAGTTTGCAGGAATGATGAAGGCGGGAACCGATTGGAGAAAAGCATCGAGGCAATATTCACGGGAAAGATTCAACAACCTGAGCTTGAAGTTGTTCAGAGAAGGGTCATTTAATCTTACTAATTAA